Proteins from a genomic interval of Lysobacter arenosi:
- a CDS encoding serine hydrolase domain-containing protein has product MKSSLRVLLLSVLLVSPMAAAQAPATVQDPEAFIADYAGKHRFNGTVLVKQRGEVVYSHSFGEANMALAVPNTRQTRYRIASITKLFTATLVMQLYEEGKLDPERTIATYLPDYAGPAAQRVTVHQLLNHTSGIDNMDKVTSAEQALTEGIPAYQHPWTSDQLLARFASGPLVHEPGKVFDYNNGDYVILGKIVERLRSKRFDEVLDERILKPLGMADSAMLRQSDIVKGLASTYFMRDDLGRLVNDLPVYPENWYAAGAMYSTVDDVLTFSDALFAGRLLRQATLAKMFTPGLDDYGYGLWSYTTKVDGKPYRVVKRPGQIMGAQAQLYRFLDADLTVVILSNTGTTDLDEFVAAIGKRYVVAPAAKR; this is encoded by the coding sequence ATGAAGTCGTCACTGCGTGTATTGCTGCTGTCCGTCCTGCTCGTTTCGCCGATGGCCGCAGCACAGGCGCCTGCCACGGTGCAGGACCCGGAGGCATTCATTGCCGACTACGCCGGCAAGCACCGGTTCAACGGCACGGTGCTGGTGAAGCAGCGCGGGGAAGTGGTCTATTCGCACAGCTTCGGCGAAGCCAACATGGCGCTTGCCGTGCCCAACACGCGACAGACCCGCTACCGCATTGCCTCCATCACCAAGCTGTTCACCGCCACGCTGGTGATGCAGCTGTACGAGGAAGGGAAGCTGGATCCCGAACGCACCATTGCCACCTATCTGCCGGATTACGCCGGGCCGGCCGCGCAGCGGGTGACCGTGCACCAGCTGCTCAACCACACCTCCGGCATCGACAACATGGACAAGGTCACCAGCGCCGAACAGGCCCTCACCGAGGGCATTCCGGCCTACCAGCACCCGTGGACCAGCGACCAGCTGCTGGCGCGCTTCGCCAGCGGGCCGCTGGTGCACGAGCCGGGCAAGGTGTTCGACTACAACAACGGCGACTACGTGATCCTGGGCAAGATCGTCGAGCGCCTGCGTAGCAAGCGCTTCGACGAGGTGCTCGACGAGCGCATCCTGAAGCCGCTCGGCATGGCCGACAGCGCCATGCTGCGCCAGTCCGACATCGTCAAAGGCCTGGCCAGCACGTACTTCATGCGCGACGACCTCGGACGCCTGGTCAACGACCTGCCGGTGTATCCGGAGAACTGGTACGCCGCCGGTGCGATGTATTCCACGGTCGACGACGTGCTCACGTTCTCGGACGCGCTGTTCGCAGGTCGCCTGCTCAGGCAGGCGACGCTGGCGAAGATGTTCACCCCCGGCCTGGATGACTACGGCTACGGCCTGTGGTCGTACACGACCAAGGTGGACGGCAAGCCGTACCGCGTGGTCAAGCGGCCCGGACAGATCATGGGCGCGCAGGCGCAGCTGTACCGCTTCCTCGATGCGGACCTGACGGTGGTGATCCTCAGCAACACCGGCACCACCGATCTCGACGAATTCGTCGCCGCCATCGGCAAGCGCTACGTGGTGGCTCCTGCGGCGAAGCGCTAG
- a CDS encoding BlaI/MecI/CopY family transcriptional regulator — MTRKPAKPPKPTAAELDLLRSIWRLGPSTVKDVHQERIAERPELTYATVLRLMQIMHGKGLLTRDESQRSHVYAAAHARDALQTNLLKDLIQKAFAGSGKDLVLAALSDHVTDKEREEIKRFLKENPDA; from the coding sequence ATGACCCGCAAGCCCGCCAAACCGCCCAAGCCCACCGCGGCCGAACTCGACCTGCTGCGATCGATCTGGCGCCTGGGCCCGTCGACGGTGAAGGACGTCCACCAGGAGCGGATCGCCGAACGCCCCGAACTCACCTACGCCACCGTGCTGCGGCTGATGCAGATCATGCACGGCAAGGGCCTGCTGACCCGCGACGAAAGCCAGCGCTCGCACGTCTACGCCGCCGCCCATGCACGCGACGCATTGCAGACCAACCTGCTCAAGGACCTGATCCAGAAAGCCTTTGCCGGCTCCGGCAAGGACCTGGTGCTGGCCGCCCTGAGCGACCACGTCACCGACAAGGAACGCGAGGAGATCAAGCGCTTCCTCAAGGAGAATCCCGATGCTTGA
- a CDS encoding M56 family metallopeptidase has product MLDPAELVALLGRALLHFVWQGALIGLVAALALQLMQGARPQVRYALACAALLACVLVPAFHLAMMVAAALEPAAPFAIVAAPMQLAANDYAIVPALSAWPARIDAAMPWIVVIWSAGACTLSLRMATGLVWIERLRGLPQGSGHAAWQARLDALAVRFGMRPRVALRLVDSLDSPASAGWLRPVVLLPSALLTRMPVDLIEALLAHELAHIRRHDYLVNLLQGVVEALLFYHPVTWWLSRRIRIEREHIADQLAAQVTGEPRRLALALSELSEHCHTQRHLDRAHCAQPYSTHPHLAQAAHGGHLMSRIEQLVRPGHRAASGRVAFPLIGLAAACMAFFAHAQINKSDAPAKPTASQPTAASAPATKPAPTLSGGGHTLQLHTGKTRDAYALISKDRDGVTMSGSTDDLPQIEAARHSLQGDFVWFRRGGKSYVIVDAPTVARANEAWRESAKLGKQMEVLGDQMEVHGNKMEALGDQMEKLSERNTPTPAMDAATRKMEALARQQSDLGDRQSRIADDMQGASEADMDRLSAKMDALSEQQDALAQQMEDQSKVVDAEARRLDANTGPMEALGRQMEEAGKPMEALGKQMEVLGAQHEKVVAKAEAETRKLISEAVDKGLALPAPGYSAQ; this is encoded by the coding sequence ATGCTTGATCCGGCCGAACTGGTAGCGCTGCTCGGGCGCGCACTGCTGCACTTCGTCTGGCAGGGCGCATTGATCGGCCTGGTCGCGGCGCTGGCGCTGCAGCTGATGCAGGGCGCGCGACCGCAAGTGCGTTACGCGCTGGCCTGCGCGGCGTTGCTGGCCTGCGTGCTGGTGCCGGCGTTTCACCTGGCCATGATGGTTGCAGCCGCGCTCGAACCGGCCGCGCCGTTCGCCATCGTCGCTGCGCCCATGCAACTGGCAGCGAATGATTACGCCATCGTGCCCGCGCTGTCGGCATGGCCGGCACGCATCGACGCAGCGATGCCCTGGATCGTGGTGATCTGGTCGGCCGGTGCCTGCACGCTGTCGCTGCGCATGGCGACCGGACTTGTCTGGATAGAACGCCTGCGCGGCCTGCCGCAGGGTTCCGGCCATGCCGCCTGGCAGGCACGGCTGGATGCCCTCGCCGTCCGCTTCGGCATGCGCCCGCGTGTTGCCCTGCGCCTGGTCGACTCGCTCGACTCCCCTGCCTCGGCTGGCTGGCTGCGCCCGGTGGTACTGCTGCCGTCGGCCCTGCTGACGCGCATGCCGGTCGACCTGATCGAAGCACTGTTGGCCCACGAGCTGGCCCACATCCGCCGCCACGACTACCTGGTCAACCTGCTGCAGGGTGTGGTCGAGGCGCTGCTGTTCTACCACCCGGTCACCTGGTGGCTGTCGCGCCGGATCCGCATCGAACGCGAACACATCGCCGACCAGCTTGCCGCACAGGTGACCGGCGAGCCGCGCCGACTCGCCCTGGCCCTGTCCGAACTTTCCGAACACTGCCACACGCAGCGCCACCTCGATCGTGCGCACTGCGCACAGCCGTACTCCACACATCCGCACCTTGCCCAAGCCGCCCATGGAGGCCACCTGATGTCCCGCATCGAACAACTCGTCCGTCCCGGCCACCGCGCCGCCAGCGGTCGCGTCGCCTTCCCGCTGATCGGCCTTGCCGCCGCGTGCATGGCGTTCTTTGCCCACGCCCAGATCAACAAGAGTGACGCCCCCGCCAAGCCCACCGCATCGCAACCCACTGCGGCGTCCGCGCCGGCAACCAAGCCTGCGCCGACACTCTCCGGCGGGGGCCACACCCTGCAACTGCACACCGGCAAGACCCGCGACGCCTATGCCCTGATCAGCAAGGACCGCGACGGCGTGACCATGTCAGGGTCGACCGACGACCTTCCGCAGATCGAGGCGGCCCGGCACAGCCTGCAGGGCGACTTCGTCTGGTTCCGTCGCGGCGGCAAGTCCTACGTCATCGTCGATGCGCCGACGGTAGCCCGGGCCAACGAGGCGTGGCGCGAGAGTGCGAAGCTGGGCAAGCAGATGGAAGTGCTCGGCGACCAGATGGAAGTGCATGGCAACAAGATGGAGGCGCTCGGCGACCAGATGGAGAAGCTGAGCGAGCGCAACACGCCGACCCCGGCGATGGATGCGGCGACGCGGAAGATGGAAGCCCTTGCCAGGCAGCAGTCCGACCTCGGTGACCGCCAGTCCAGGATTGCGGACGACATGCAGGGCGCCAGCGAGGCGGACATGGACAGGCTCTCGGCCAAGATGGACGCCCTATCGGAACAACAGGATGCATTGGCGCAGCAGATGGAAGACCAGTCCAAGGTAGTGGACGCCGAGGCCCGCCGCCTCGATGCCAACACCGGACCGATGGAGGCGCTCGGCCGACAGATGGAGGAGGCCGGCAAGCCGATGGAAGCGCTGGGCAAGCAGATGGAAGTGCTCGGCGCACAGCACGAAAAGGTTGTCGCCAAGGCCGAAGCCGAGACGCGCAAGCTGATCAGCGAAGCCGTCGACAAGGGCCTGGCCCTGCCGGCTCCCGGCTATAGCGCGCAGTAA